One genomic window of Bactrocera dorsalis isolate Fly_Bdor chromosome 4, ASM2337382v1, whole genome shotgun sequence includes the following:
- the LOC125778378 gene encoding uncharacterized protein LOC125778378 yields MADSVCKLRDWFCFICGHFTHLQSRRKIFPTIEEPYFLFFGIRFLCEAWIPKTVCTTCESGLLTWYKGGTKALPFSAPITWIEPENHKSDTCYFCVNYKFGRSQRHYAIMTYEATNNVILPEVRCEGVPVPQPPTHTFSANMTYANTEVTAAVENISDISYLPPGGLNICPNLIDQTYFEDLVRDLGLTKEKAEILCSRLKNRNLIKADVKVTSPRKRHADLESYFKKSEELVYFCSIEEVLKYLKLPLDSSAWRLFIDSSKHSFKAVLLHNGNQHPSIPVAYSTKKEETYANISNLLNKIEYYKYKWEVCADFKMIAILTGMQTGYTKYM; encoded by the coding sequence ATGGCGGATTCTGTTTGCAAATTAAGAGattggttttgttttatttgtggaCATTTTACGCACCTTCAAAGCAGAAGAAAGATATTCCCTACAATTGAAGAaccatattttcttttctttggaaTACGATTTTTATGTGAAGCTTGGATACCAAAAACTGTATGTACTACTTGCGAAAGTGGTCTTTTGACCTGGTACAAAGGCGGTACTAAGGCGCTGCCATTTTCTGCGCCTATTACATGGATTGAACCTGAAAATCACAAATCAGATACATGCTATTTCTGCGTAAATTACAAATTTGGTAGAAGCCAAAGGCACTACGCGATAATGACATACGAAGCAACAAATAATGTCATTTTACCAGAAGTGCGCTGTGAAGGTGTTCCGGTGCCTCAACCGCCTACACATACATTTTCGGCCAATATGACATACGCCAATACAGAAGTAACAGCGGCGGTTGAAAACATATCAGATATAAGTTACTTGCCTCCTGGTGGTTTAAACATATGTCCTAATTTGATAGACCAAACTTATTTTGAAGATCTTGTAAGAGATTTAGGACTAACAAAAGAGAAAGCTGAAATATTATGTTCCAGATTGAAAAACAGGAATTTGATAAAAGCCGATGTAAAAGTTACATCGCCAAGAAAAAGACACGCCGATTtggaaagttattttaaaaaatcagaaGAACTTGTATACTTTTGCAGTATTGAAGAGGTTCTAAAATATCTAAAGCTTCCACTGGACTCTTCCGCTTGGCGACTATTTATAGATAGTTCAAAACACAGCTTCAAAGCAGTTTTACTGCACAATGGAAATCAGCATCCATCAATACCGGTTGCGtattccacaaaaaaggaggaaacatacgcaaatatttcaaatctcttaaataaaattgaatactataaatataaatgggaAGTATGCGCAGACTTCAAAATGATTGCAATATTGACTGGAATGCAAACAGGatacacaaaatatatgtgA
- the LOC105222937 gene encoding rRNA 2'-O-methyltransferase fibrillarin isoform X3: MPSINIGPNCFSRHCSFNICNMKFFALFAFVLALVAMVVAMPEPLPGGGGGGGGGGGLTFEELGGGGGGGGGGGLNLELGGGGGGGGGGGK, encoded by the exons ATGCCGAGTATAAATATTGGCCCTAACTGTTTTTCCAGACATTGCAGCTTCAATATTTGCAACATGAAGTTCTTCGCTCTCTTTGCTTTCGTCCTGGCCTTAGTGGCGATGGTTGTGG CCATGCCTGAACCTCTGcctggtggtggcggcggcggcggtggcggtggtggtCTCACCTTTGAAGAGCTCGGTGGAGGCGGCGGAggcggtggtggcggtggcCTCAACCTTGAACTTGGCGGaggtggcggcggcggtggtggcggtggtAAATAA
- the LOC105222935 gene encoding rRNA 2'-O-methyltransferase fibrillarin: MKIQLLLVVLIAVLALVKGVPVPGGGGGGGGGGGGRGCNCERGGGGGGGGGGGGGWGNGPGGPGGAGGPDCVRPSWMPPCPP; the protein is encoded by the exons ATGAAGATCCAATTACTGTTAGTTGTTTTAATCGCTGTGTTGGCGTTGGTTAAGG GCGTACCAGTGCCAGGaggcggtggcggtggcggcggcggcggtggtggtcGAGGTTGCAATTGTGAACGTGGTGGCGGTGGAGGaggtggcggcggcggtggtggtggttggGGTAATGGCCCTGGCGGTCCAGGTGGAGCAGGTGGTCCGGATTGCGTAAGACCTTCTTGGATGCCTCCGTGTCCGCCATAA